Genomic DNA from Oryzomonas sagensis:
TGACAAGCCAATTTAACATTTCCAGATATTTGCCGTTGAACTACGGAAAGGAGCTAAACCATCGGATGGCTACCCTCATTCCTGCTTTAAGCACCTGCTTAAAGAAAATGACGCAAGGGGAAAAACGTTTTGCCGGCCGGCTTGAGAGCAAGCTGGATGACGACTATCTCTGCTGGTACAACGTGCCCATTGGCCGGTCAAGCCGCTATCCTGATTTCATTATTCTGCATCCGCAACGGGGGATTATCGTTCTTGAGGTCAAGGACTGGCGGGTTGATTATATTCAGGAGGCCAGCCCGACAAGTTTCAAGCTGCTGATCAATGACGCCGTCAAGGACGAAAAGAATCCTTTTGAACAGGCCCATGAGTATATTACCGAGATTATAAATATCCTTAAGCGTGATCCGCAGTTGGTGTGCGCGGAGAACGGCAAGCTGCTTTTCCCCTGGACGTGGGGTGTTGTCCTTACCAATATCAGCCGCAAGGTTTTCGACCTGCACGAGATGGATAATGTGATTCCGTCCCATAGGGTGATTTGTCAGGATGAAATGCTCGATACGATTGACCCCTTGGCGTTTCAGGAACAGCTTTGGGGGATGTTTACCTACCACAACAAGGGGATGTTGACCCTTCCACAGATAGAACGTGTCCGCTGGCATCTCTTCCCTGAAATACGCATTCCTTACAAACAGGCATCTCTTTTCGATTTCCAGGACGACGCAGATATAACACCACCGGATATTATCAAGGTGATGGATTTGCAGCAGGAACAACTTGCCCGGAGCCTGGGGGAAGGCCACAGGGTGATTCATGGCGTGGCGGGTTCCGGCAAGACGCTGATCCTGGGGTTCAGGGCGGAGTATCTGGCGCAGGTCTGTTCACGGCCGATTCTGATTCTTTGTTACAACAAGGTTCTTGCCCGGCGTCTGGAAGAGTGGATGGAATCAAAGAGACTCGAGGCAAAGGTGCAGGTGCGCCATTTCCACAAGTGGTGCCGGGACCAGTTGAACGCTTTCCATGTGGTGCTGCCGGCAAAAGGTCTGAGCGACGATGAATTTAGCGATGAGTTGGTGGATGCGGTAATTCGCGCGGTGGATAGCAAGCATATCCCGGCAGGCCAGTATGATGCGGTGTTGATTGACGAGGGGCACGATTTTCGACCGGAGTGGTTGAAGCTCATTGTGCAGATGGTGAATCCGCGCTCAAATTCCTTGCTGGTGCTGTACGATGATGCACAGTCGATCTACAACAAGAAGAAACGTGGGTTCAGCTTTAAGAGTGTCGATATTCAGGCGACGGGGCGCACAACGATCCTAAAGGTGAATTATCGAAATACCAAGGAGATTCTTGATTGTGCGACGCGGTTTGCCCAGGGGCTTCTGATAGCGCAGGATTCGGACGATGATTCAATCCCGCGTATTGCGCCGATTTCAGGCGGTGAGAGCGGGGAAAAGCCGATCTTGATCAAGCTGCCGACCTTGAGGGATGAGGTGGATTATATTGTCGCCAAGCTGAAAGAGGCGCACCAGCAGGGACACAAATGGAAAGACATGGCGGTTTTATTCCGGCATTGGAAGCCAATGGGGGAAGATTTGCGCAAGGCCCTATATGAGGCCCGGATTCCCTTTGGTGGGAAGGAAACGATTCTGTTTGGAGACAAGGCAAAGAGGGTGTCGCTTTTGTCGTACAACAGCAGCAAGGGTCTTGAGTTTCCCCTCGTGGCGATTCCGGGGGTTTGTTTTCCGTCAGAGGAATCAAAGACGGATGAGGCAGAGGCGCAGCTTCTGTATGTGGCTATGACGCGGGCGACGAAACAGTTGATTATGACGGGTGAGTGATCGTATTTTCTAGACCCCGTGTTACTTTGAAAGAAACCAAAAAGGCCTGTCTCCTTTGCATGGAGGCAGGCCTTTTTTTATAACCATGGTGTCGCGAAAGACTACAGCCCCTTCAATTCCTTGCCGGGGGTGAACTTGCCGCTCTTGGAAGCCGCAATCTTGAGCGGGGCTCCCGTCTGCGGGTTACGGCCTTCCCTGGCTGCCCTGGCGGACACCGAGAAGGTGCCGAAGCCAACCAGCGCAACCTTGTCGCCGGCCTTGAGGGCTTTCGTTACGGCCCCGGTGAAGGCGTTCAGCGCTTCGGCGGCCTGGGCCTGTGTCAGTCCCGCTTCCTCTGCTATCTCTTTTACCAATTCTGCTTTGGTCATGGTCATCCTCCAGTTTTTGTCGTTTGCCCGAGAGTGGGCGTTTGGAGAATATAACCCGAGATGCTGTGCGGCTGCAAGGGCAATTACCGGCGTTTCACATTCTTTTCTCCGGTAGTTTTCCGCGGCGTTCCACTCGATACTGTTTTTCCCAACGAGCCGCCGGGCCATTTCCGCGGTGATCTACGCCCGCTGCGGGCCGTAGGCCGCCATGATGATATCGACGGCGCGTGCGGTAACCGCCCTGATTTCCTCATTACTTGCCTCGCAGGGACGCGAAGCGGGAAGCATTCAGGGGTTTGGATCGAGTTTGTGACGAGACGTGCTTTTTGACGTCCTATTCTTTCCGCTCTGCCCCGGAAGCGCCCCCGGTTCCATACGGGGGTGGGCGGAAATCCCGGGAGTCCGTGAGCACCTGGCGTAACGACGAGAGGGTGTAGGGCTTCTGGATGAATCCCGCCAAACCCAGACCGGCGAATTTCCGGGCGATGTCGTGCACACTGTACCCACTGGACATGATCACCTTTACCTTCGGGTCGAGCTTGCGCAACTCCCTGAAACAGTGCTCGCCGTCCAGGTGGGGCATGGTCAAATCCAGGATGATGCCGGCCACTGCCGGATTCTCCTTGAAAGCTGCCAGCGCTTCGGCGCCGTCGTCGGCGGTAACGACCGTATAGCCGAGCAATTGCAGCATTTCCCTCCCGATGTCCCGGACATCTTCTTCGTCGTCCACCAGCAGTACGGTTCCGTCCCCCTGGAAATCTGCTTCCTGCCGCTCAGCGGGCGCATATCCCGCCTGCTCTCCGGCGGCGGGCAGCAGGATTCTGAAGATGCTCCCTTTTCCCGGTTCGCTGTAGATCTGGATTGATCCCTTGTGGCCGTGGACTATCCCCTGTACCGTGGCCATGCCCAAGCCCCTCCCGGTAAATTTGGTCGTGAAGAATGGATCGAATATCTTTGCCTTGGTCTCCCTGTCCATACCGCAGCCGGTGTCGGTTACTTCCAGGTACACGTAGAGGCCTGCGGCAATGTTGTCGCTCAACCAGGCGCCCCGCAAGTAGCCTTGATCGCAGTTCTTCCAGCCGGTGCCGATGGTGATGCTGCCGTCGTGGTCGCCTATGGCTTCCGAGGCATTGATGACGAGGTTCATGACCACCTGGCGGATCTGGCCCGCATCGGCGGTCACCCTGGGGAGCGGGTTGGTCGGCTCGAAACGGAGTTGGACGTTTTTGGGGATGGCGGCCTCGATGAGCGGCCCAATATCTTCAACCAGCCGGTTGAGATCAACCGGCTCGACAACGAAATTTCCTTTGCCGGAATAGGCGAGCATCTGCCTGGCGAGCTCGGCGGCGCGTTGTGCCGATTGTTCTATTCGCTTCAGGTTATCGCGGACCGGTGAGTCGGGATTCAGGCGCAACATGGCGAGTTCGGTATATCCGATGATCGATGTCAGGATATTGTTGAAGTCATGGGCAATTCCGCCGGCCAGCACTTCGAGGCTCTCCAGCTTCTGGGCGTGCAGCAGTTGGCGTTCGAGATTCAGGCGATTTTCTTCGGCCTGTTTCAGGTCGGTCAAGTCCGTGAACATGGCGAAAGAACCCTGGAAACGGCCTTCGTCGTCCAATATTGGCGTTGCCGAGACGAGCAGCCAAATAGACGAGCCATCCTTGCGCCGGTAACGGCACTCATACTGTCCGCTCTCCCCGCGACGCCGGCTATTCATTCTTGTTAAAATACTGGAACTGTCGTCACCAGGCACCAAGTGCGGCAGGGGGGTCCCGATCAGTTCCTCCGGTGTATAGCCCAGCAGGTCCGAGATATGGCTGTTCACGTAGGTTATGGTGTAATCCTGCCCGGTGACGATGATTCCTTCACGTGCCGTGGTAATGATCCGACGGTATTTCTCTTCGCTCTTTTGCAGCTCTTTCTCCTTCTGGATGCGGCTGCGGCGGCTCCGGATCAGATAGGCGATGAGCGAGGCCTCCCCGGCAAGGAAGAACAGGGCAATGAGCGCGTAGCCCCAGTATTGCTCCCAGAAGCCGAGCCGATAGTTGATCAGGATGCTTCCCTTCGGCAGCCGGGACTTTTGCAACCCCCAGCGCTGCATCTCGGCCCAATCGAACATCGGGACATGGTTCACAAAATCGACGTGTGACATCCGGGCGTCGGGCCTGTTGTGGATGAGGTCCATGGAGAGGCGGGCAACCGCTTGGCCGAGGTCCTTGAAGGAAATGAGGTTGCCGCCGACGATTCCGGCGCCTAGGAGGCTGTCATAAAGGCCGAATACGGGCGATTTCGCCGCTTTGGCGATGTCAGAGAGCGCTATGGCGGGAGCACACACCGTTCCACGGGCGTCTTTGGACAGACGGGTGTACAGGATAATGGCATGGTCGCGTTCCCTGGCGACCTCCTCGAGGATCTCCGGTAGGGAGTTATTGAT
This window encodes:
- a CDS encoding PAS domain S-box protein, whose protein sequence is MWTPETKKAESAWCLSPKPMQFVGTFLFALLLQSSPAISALSDQPPRHHHVLILYGRVTNLPTHGIINKGLLPALSASDVGDSDLFQEYLDLQHHPDHKYRLELADYLRKKYADETFDVVIALYQDALDFMLREGKELFVGTPIVAAVPKGATGTGNGGRRVLQVVYGFDSLATLRYALALLPETKEIIVISGPTADDAPHLKNALDAVKDLDGKFSIRYLINNSLPEILEEVARERDHAIILYTRLSKDARGTVCAPAIALSDIAKAAKSPVFGLYDSLLGAGIVGGNLISFKDLGQAVARLSMDLIHNRPDARMSHVDFVNHVPMFDWAEMQRWGLQKSRLPKGSILINYRLGFWEQYWGYALIALFFLAGEASLIAYLIRSRRSRIQKEKELQKSEEKYRRIITTAREGIIVTGQDYTITYVNSHISDLLGYTPEELIGTPLPHLVPGDDSSSILTRMNSRRRGESGQYECRYRRKDGSSIWLLVSATPILDDEGRFQGSFAMFTDLTDLKQAEENRLNLERQLLHAQKLESLEVLAGGIAHDFNNILTSIIGYTELAMLRLNPDSPVRDNLKRIEQSAQRAAELARQMLAYSGKGNFVVEPVDLNRLVEDIGPLIEAAIPKNVQLRFEPTNPLPRVTADAGQIRQVVMNLVINASEAIGDHDGSITIGTGWKNCDQGYLRGAWLSDNIAAGLYVYLEVTDTGCGMDRETKAKIFDPFFTTKFTGRGLGMATVQGIVHGHKGSIQIYSEPGKGSIFRILLPAAGEQAGYAPAERQEADFQGDGTVLLVDDEEDVRDIGREMLQLLGYTVVTADDGAEALAAFKENPAVAGIILDLTMPHLDGEHCFRELRKLDPKVKVIMSSGYSVHDIARKFAGLGLAGFIQKPYTLSSLRQVLTDSRDFRPPPYGTGGASGAERKE
- a CDS encoding DEAD/DEAH box helicase, with the protein product MATLIPALSTCLKKMTQGEKRFAGRLESKLDDDYLCWYNVPIGRSSRYPDFIILHPQRGIIVLEVKDWRVDYIQEASPTSFKLLINDAVKDEKNPFEQAHEYITEIINILKRDPQLVCAENGKLLFPWTWGVVLTNISRKVFDLHEMDNVIPSHRVICQDEMLDTIDPLAFQEQLWGMFTYHNKGMLTLPQIERVRWHLFPEIRIPYKQASLFDFQDDADITPPDIIKVMDLQQEQLARSLGEGHRVIHGVAGSGKTLILGFRAEYLAQVCSRPILILCYNKVLARRLEEWMESKRLEAKVQVRHFHKWCRDQLNAFHVVLPAKGLSDDEFSDELVDAVIRAVDSKHIPAGQYDAVLIDEGHDFRPEWLKLIVQMVNPRSNSLLVLYDDAQSIYNKKKRGFSFKSVDIQATGRTTILKVNYRNTKEILDCATRFAQGLLIAQDSDDDSIPRIAPISGGESGEKPILIKLPTLRDEVDYIVAKLKEAHQQGHKWKDMAVLFRHWKPMGEDLRKALYEARIPFGGKETILFGDKAKRVSLLSYNSSKGLEFPLVAIPGVCFPSEESKTDEAEAQLLYVAMTRATKQLIMTGE
- a CDS encoding HU family DNA-binding protein gives rise to the protein MTKAELVKEIAEEAGLTQAQAAEALNAFTGAVTKALKAGDKVALVGFGTFSVSARAAREGRNPQTGAPLKIAASKSGKFTPGKELKGL